Within Anopheles nili chromosome 3, idAnoNiliSN_F5_01, whole genome shotgun sequence, the genomic segment GGCGGCAATAAAAAGGggggattcctttttttcaggTGCAatgcttttactttttttgttttctaaattTCTTGTGTCGCAGCATGTGCACGAACACAAGAAATCATACAACAATAGCCCATGCGGACGATGCGCACCATCCAGCGGACATTAAAAGGTGTCCCTGCATTTGAGTGCCAACTTCTCCCCAGGGATCGTTCGTTCCCTCCTGTCCGAAGATGTGCACCGTCCCACTGATAATCGAAGGCCTTGAAATCGATGAGAAAACAATACCGTCGTGGGGATGGTTTCTTGCGCTCCTCTTTGATccttaaattaaatttctccAGATTTTGTCCGCCACGGTGGACCATTATTTTCACTCCCGAAGTGGTGGCATTGGCCAAGTACACCATGTCATGGCGCAAGGAACGTTTACAGGGAAAGGAGACCGATGAACCGGAGTaactgtgaaaaaaaaaaatacacagaaGTTTGCTTAAGGCAGGGGAAAAAAGAATATCGTCGCCGGTGCTCACGATTTCGGCTAGCGTCCGTTCGTTGCACAGCCATCATTATTCCCGGTAGATAATTGAACTCTACCGGATGCAGGTTATGCTTTTATTGCTTTTAGAATGCCAAAATCTTTCCCCGGGGAATACCGTACGGATACAAATTCGCGTTTTACACTGCCGGTTCAGTGGGTAAGGGTTCGGTCTAGTTACGAGTGCCGAAGATGTTCGCACAAGCGCCACACTTTGTCGTGGTGTCTGCCTTGCCACATAAATGTGAGCACTGTCTTGTTGTATCGGTATGGTGCTCGTCGTCCATCGTTTGGCTCAGACAGGATGCTGGGTAAGACGATTGTTCAGATGGCTTCCTTCAGGGTTGGTTCACCTTCGCTTACAACTGCTCAAGACGTTGGTGGTTGAGGTCATGGCGTTACAGACAATTTGTTCTGCCACCGTTTCCACAGCAATATCCTTAGGGATGTGTTACGGTTTTCTCAGCTAGTGCAATTTCAAAAAAGGATGAATATGGTGTatattcgtgtgtgtgtttaataTTGCTTAGCATACTATCTTAAGCCATGAAAGTTGacaaaaatgtttgattttaaactGTATAATGAGCGTAGTGATCCAAAAACTTGTAACAAATACATTCGTGAAATGTTGGATGTACGATAGCATcatgttttgaaaatgttcaaaGAAACATCATGTATTATAATATAGCGTTCAAAGATGTAATaaaagaattgaaaaaaaccCTAAACTAAACAATTTTAACTTTTCTATAAACCTCTCTAGAAGATTGCTGAAAAACAACAGATTTGTTGCTCGAAGATTTTCTATTCACGTTTTCTACGTGAAATTGGTATATAAAATATAGCAAACAATATCAAAAATGATATTACATACAGGAAACATGATTGCTTTCCTCATGCCTCTGTCATGCCTTGATAACTAAAATTATTGTGTATAGATATACATACCTGTTTGATCTAGAGGGGAAACATGTACAATTTTCATTATTCTTTATTTATGTTCAATGAAAATATAACAAGAGTATATTGAATACATTCTTGCAAGTATCTGTTAAACtgtttttgcatattttgtttattcttgCTGTTCATGATTGCATCCAACTTTGCAAATTCTGATTGGATAATTCTTTGAACTCCAATGCATAGATGAACTTtctaattatttatttttatttgggCTTTCATCATTAGTTTTCAATGGATATCACTCATAACATAATGTACGATACATCTTAATGCAcacgaaaacggaaaaaaactgTGATCTTACTCTACGTATCTCAGAAATTGTGCCACTTGCATACACTGTAAGGGCGTGTCACTATCCCAAGTGAGATGAGATTATTTTCACCGATCTGTTCGAAGGCCCATTTCGACATTTTCCCAACGGATTCGTTGCTGTCAGCCTAGGAATGTTGTTCCGAGCGTACGGAAACGCATATGCCCAACGAAATCCTAGCAAAACCGTTTCTTTCCTGACCTTGTGAGGGAGATAACTCGCTGCCCTCCAAAAATGCCTGTGCGTTTCCTTCGCCTGCAGCTGCAAATCGAACCTGGTCAGCGAGGGTACGCAAACACCGGAACGTATTACGATAATTGCTGAACGGGATTACAGCGACGGTTCGAGGCTCGGGGTGTGGCAGGCTTCTATCGAACGATATGTGCGTGGCAGGATCTGGTTTCCGACCGGAAGTCGAATTACCTCAACTATTATCGTGTTCTGGCGCCTCCTTGGAAAAAGCACTTTTAGCTGTTGCGGGTTGACGGTAGGACGGATCATATTTCCCCACGAGAGCATAGTGCCATTCCTGAGGTTGCCCTCGTAGCGGTCGGAATCGGAATTCTCGCCCATAAATGATTGCCGGTAAGTGGAATGCAGATTTTGATTTTAACACTTCGTGCAACCCACGGAAGCCCGCTAAGCCACAATCATGCTGGTTGTTCGTCATTTTACTGCCGGGCCTCAAAACGAGGGTTTCGAGTGGCCGAGATTACCATCAGGATTACGGAGGGATGGATATGCTAGGCAAGGGAGGGTGAGCATACAATCTGCGGAgtaggaaaatggaaattgctCTCTCGTATTAGCGGTGTTATCTTCACTAACCACATAAATATTATCCATTAGTCGAACGTCGGCCGTGAACGAAGCCCGCAAACATTCATGGTTTGTGAGTTACTATACGTTGTATAAAACTAACATGTTCACGAATTTGATGATGATCGCtttgaattgaaaacaatagcctgaaattgaataaaaatcgcACTAgttaatttattccaaacTAATGATTCTGTTCGCGATATACCCATCACTTCCGGTAGTGTAGGTTCAACGAAGCTCTCTTAGTAAAATGATGTGCATATCGCTAAAGCCTATTGTTTATTGATAATTCTAAGTAATGGATCCGGATTCCGGTGATTCATAGTCTACAAAAACCAGTTCGCCTTAAAGCTATCTATATCTGTAAGGGACTAACTTAAACATTCATTTTGGTTTGATTCATTTCATTATAATCTTTAACTTGACGTATTTGAAATGTTAGTAGTTAGCACTAGTAAACAAATGTTCATAGTAACGAACTATCTACAAGATATTGAAATAATGCTGCATTAAAATGTTGCCTGATgatgtttttgaattttggAAACATTTCCCGAAATCGGATTGATGAAGAATTAGATTGTATTCGAGCATGTTTTTGCAATTTGTATCACTTTTAAATCACCGTTTTCCTTAATCTTGTTGCATACTCATCCGTCTGAAGGAATGATTTGTCGTATTTCTAAGACCTATTGCCAGAGAATTTATTTTGCTACTAGCCAATCCACCACCGGCTCGCGTACTGAAGAATGGGTTCAATGTTTGAAATACTCATCCTATAGAAGATTGAACACTTCTATAAGCAACCGGTGCTTATCAACTAGGCTAACGTTATCTACCACCGAAGCAATAGCATGCTCAAAACGCATTTGCCAGTATTGCGATCGTACTCGAgcgtgcgcgatcgcgatgcgGGATACTTCTGGCTCGTTTCACTGCTCAGTTCCTGTCCCTGAGTCCGGTACGGAATAATCGATGATTGATCTGCAcatttgcgttcgtttttggCTGCGTGTTGTTGTATCGCGTGACCGATAAGCAAACCCCTCCAAGCGCCAGTCTGCCTGCCGATGCTGTGCGTTATTCGGGAGAAGTGTTAAACGGCTAGACAATTAGATCGAGGCGGATCACCTTGCGGAAAAACCGGTCAAGTTCCGTGATGATTAATAGCGAACAATAATTGTGTTAAGAGAAACAACGCTGTAGTTAGTGGCGTCACGGGAACACAAATTTCACTCCGGAGCCCGTGCAAAGTGTTCTAAAGCCGCTCGCTAAACTGGGACAGAACAATCGGTGCATTTGTTTTAGTTCCCACGAGCGCAACGCCCGCTTGCTTTAAAGTATTTAAAACATACACCGGCGATCGCTGTTCGCCTCAGTCCGTGCGAGTGCTGCTAGCTGGCAAGTTTTGTAGGCGATTTGTAAAAAGAAACCCAGTGCTAGAAAGATATTACAAGCAACCATTTCTCAACCATGGAGTCTAGCAAGTGTTTGTTGCTGTCGGTGGTGTTTATTATTTCTGTTTTCGGAACCATTTCTGTGGACGGTGCTGCCCTTGGACGAGCGCCGCGTCAGCTAAGCAGTTTGCTCACGCTCAGTGGAGAATCGAATGCAAGAATAGAAAATGGTAAGCAAATGTGCGAAAATTACAGCAACCCCGCAACTATGCCTTGGAACGTATTCTAACAACATATCGATCCGATTCTGATTTTCCCCATCGGGCAACAGGCACCATCATCTGTGACACCCTCAAGTGCCCCGAGGAATCGTTCAAGTGCGTGATCGTCAAAAACTCCACCAAGGACGACGTGAACAAAATCCAAGTAACGCGCGAATGCCTTGATCCGGCGGGCAAGGCGACGGCCAAGACGCTCACCACCGAACAGTCCAACTTCCCCGGTCAGCAGTTCGAGAGCTACGCCGAAATCGATAAGAATGGCAACATTGCATCGTTCGACAACCGCGGCAACACGTACAATCACTCCGGTTCTGGTGACATTCATTCGTATCTGTACGACCAAATAGAAGACCTGCACAAGGCAATACTCGATCAGCTGAGCAATGCGGGTAATCCGTTCGCCGGGAAGTGATTCGGCGACGGAGGCTATAGGTCAATAAAATTCGCCCAGGATTCGTTTGCATGCGAGCAATAAAGATGTCTTTAGTTCTAACGTTTATGTCGCGTCAAGGCAGTGAGTTTCAAATATAGGATTACATTCGAAAGAACCATTCAATAGGGCTTCGGATTTTGATACGTCAACGTTCGTGATTCTCGATGGTACATCATTTACAATACCTCGCCTAATTGGCACATTTCGCGAAACAAGTCAGCTCAGAACAACTACCGCGTTCGATGGGAAGTAAATTTACTCGTCAACTGCTGATGAATATCATCACGCTAGTGAGGGCCATTGTTAAGGCGTTTGCCATAGAGTGAGGAACGAGGGAAATAGCTCCGGATAAGTGTGAGAAACAACATGAAGTTTCTTATCAAGAATCACAATCGATGGGTTTTAATTAGAAGCTCTTATTCAATGTTTCAAGGTGAGAGGTTAGTTTTCTCGATAGCACTGACCGCCCGCAATCGAGAAGACTAGCACATATCAGCTAGCTTTTATCGGAACAACTTTGAGTAATAGGCCTCTATTACTTATTACCATCTGAATAGAGCAATGCACTCTATATTTAtttcggagtttttttttgcttgagttttttttctacattgaaagagaaacgaaacaatgtaATAGAAACATATGTAACAAGGTAAAAATTTATCACAACTAACCACTTTAAAGACAACTTACACgtaaataaaatgataagaaAATAAGGAAACTGGTGCATGCAATTAAtaggttaattttatttgtttattttactatATTTTACAAACTTGTTAATAACTTGAATAAGAATCGTATGCGTGTCATAACGTGTACATTCCTTGTCTGCTCCATTCACTGTTCATTGTAATCTTCCGAATAAcattgttatattttttttcattaaggTTTTTATTATTGCGTTACTATCTGGAAGAGCACTTGCATTACTGTTTACTAAATGTACGTATTCACGCAATTTCGCTCAATGAGCatatttttgttaaatatatTGATTTGTCGTTCGCGAAACACAGACTTGAAACATAAATGTTCTGTACAAAAAAGCAATGTTTAAGTACATCCGTACTCCGTATGAATCGAACAACTCGCAAGCAATTAACAATATCACCTTTCATAATCGCTCAGCagaatgtgtgtttgtcttGGCAACCGTTTTGTATGTTACAAATGTTAACGAGGAATGAAACAAACCTTCATCCCATAAAATATGACTGGCATCTGATTGTTGAGATTGACACCGATCCGGGGGATACAAATGTGTAAGTTTACTGTTTCTTGAACGGtatcatttgcatatttgcaTTATTGCAGATTAGCACGCCAATCGCAAGTGGGAACAGAAACACTATTCCATTATTTCCCCTTTTGTTTCCGTATCCTATCTCACGAATGATTGGAAGCACGTTTTTGGTTCGTTCGatataaaacagaaaaaaaatctattttagGCATGTTAGGTGTATCCTCAATGATTCATTCACAAGAGATCCGAAAGAACTAGTTGCATCCTGAAACTCATGTGTAGTATGTCTGTGAAATCTTTCGTTAAGCTCTACCTCATTTCAATCAATGTTGTTGGCTCAAGAAGTGCTCTATTACaacgaattgaaaaatatttttgtaatgCAATGAAACGGGAACGTAAcgtaaatttttttattttattgtactGCATATGATTTTGTTATGCTATATATTTACATTATAAAGTAATTTAGCGTCATAGCGAGATATTTCTAATgttggtaaaaaaatatcaatcggtttttattcaatcaacATATATCATTTCCTCAACCTGAATTGTTGTACCTGCAGTGcagtgtaaataaataatatttcgtTTTGAATCAGCGTCTAGATTATGCAACTGTATCCTCGCGACACGCgttatttctctttttattaCAAGTTTTTCTCATGCCGCAGGATGATAATGTATAGAGGGATCGATttgtacatatttttcaaaatcacCTATGATAATGGAGCTATGATTTATCACCGTTATAATGAGTTATAATTTCCACACGTACTGAGGTAGAATTGCACTCTGTTTTTCACCTACAAATGATCGTAGTGGTGCTTGGCACTGACACTAGTTTCCCGGATCTATTGAGATTGAGAGAGTGAGCTTCCGGTTTAATATTCTTGTGCATCTTGTGCTGCCTTAACGGCCTATCTGCTGCTCTTTACTTCGCATTGCTACACTGAAAGACCCCGGCGTCTGTTTCAACGCCatttgaagataaaaaaaagtgaccGCAGGATTCAGCGCTCTAGCAACGCGCGGAAGCTATCCGAAGACCAGTGTTCCAAAATCCGAAACAATACCAGACCAACCGCGCAACAGGACTTGCATTCGCTCACTGCTTTGGGTATGCTGAACAAGAGCCGACTCCGGGACGAACCGTTTCGACGGCATTTTGGCCGGTTTACCGCTCCACATATATTTGCCTGAGGATGCTGAGAAAAAGGCACCCTTCATGCCGCTTCATGCCGGAGCATTCTGGCACGCAGAATCTCTTCGTTCGAATGTCGTTGGCGATGTGTGGGTGCGGATGAACACCGGTTGTTTCGCTAGTGCCGTCTCGCTTCGCATAAATTGCACGCTCTGGTTGGTTCATCAGGGCTCCCAGGCAGGAAAGATAAAGTGATTGCTTCCCCGGCGGTTGGTTGCTTGGCGGGAACCTTGATTCAGGAGCCGGATCCAATGCTGGGGCAGGTAAAATGGTAAATAGACGCTCCCAACGTTCGACACCAACACAAGCGTATTCGAGGGTATGCCAGGCTGTGGGAAGAGAGGTCTGGAAAAGGTGGTGGAAAGAGGATTCCATCATCACCGAGCCGTTTATGATAATGCTGGCATGACTGTGACCGCAGAACGAAGCAGGACGATGATGACTCGTTACTGCGAACAATGATTCCACTGATGGTGAGCGTGT encodes:
- the LOC128724289 gene encoding uncharacterized protein LOC128724289 codes for the protein MESSKCLLLSVVFIISVFGTISVDGAALGRAPRQLSSLLTLSGESNARIENGTIICDTLKCPEESFKCVIVKNSTKDDVNKIQVTRECLDPAGKATAKTLTTEQSNFPGQQFESYAEIDKNGNIASFDNRGNTYNHSGSGDIHSYLYDQIEDLHKAILDQLSNAGNPFAGK